From the genome of Falco peregrinus isolate bFalPer1 chromosome W, bFalPer1.pri, whole genome shotgun sequence, one region includes:
- the LOC129782998 gene encoding protein NYNRIN-like, with protein MGELLLVPEAEFNLLGRDLIVELQLEIKVKNQELTVSAYPLTVDDQKQINPDVWYSPDTISRLEIPPIKIQISEPHIPVRVRQYPISLEGRRGLKPEIDRLLAQGILEPCMSPFNTPILPVKKPNGKYRLVHDLREINKRTITRFPVVANPYTLLSKLGPHNSWYSVADLKDAFWACPLAEECRDYFAFEWEDIETGHRQQLRWTVLPQGFTESPNLFGQALEELLKEYQVQTGNVLLQYVDDLLIAGNNKEDVRKESIRLLNFLAQKGLRVSQEKLQFVEEKVKYLGHYLFNGKKILDPERIKGILELPMPVTKRQIRQALGLFGYCRQWIENYSFKVKFLYEQLSKDKMPKWTPQDQEQFASLKRELSQAPVLSLPDLKRPFHLFVNIYEGTAFGVLTQEWAGQKKPVAYLSKLLDPVSRGWPSCLQIIVAAALLLEETNRITFNGEVVLYAPHNIRGVLQQKAEKWLTDSRLLKYEGILIESPKLSLKTIGAVNPAEFLYPGEGNELLHNCFQTIEQQTRIRPDLEEEELQCGEVLFIDGSSRIVEGKRLSGYAIVKLEKREFKTIESGPLSASWSAQACELYALWKTLVSLKGKDGTIYTDSRYAFGVVHTFGKIWEERGFINSQGKELIHPELIRRVLEALKMPNKIAVVHIKGHQRGTSYQVRGNNAADTEAKRVAGNYSMILTIQQIPVSKNLSFESAEKEKLEQMGAKEQDGKYILPDGREVLPKGIALEIFSKIHSKTHWGTQALVDHFNQQFACIGVYNIAKTVTAACETCKKVNRNNMRQKPLGGRSPAYRPFSHIQVDFTELPRVGRYKYLLVMVDHLTHYVEAFPTSKATANQVTKVLLEHIIPRYGVPEVIDSDRGTHFVSKIVRDLTESLGIKWEYHTPWHPQSSGKVERMNGEIKTILTKLMIETKLSWIKCLPMALLILRTRPRADVGISAFEMVYGMSYRIESPQTNVLIRDRVINEYVSQLAEHRNKLWEHGLIVQRPPLDLKIHNLKPGDWVLVKTWKEETLKPNWEGPYLVLLTTETAVRTAERGWTHASRIKGPVTRPHWKVISTPGDTKITLKR; from the coding sequence atgggtgaactcttgctcgtccctgaagcagaatttaatctgttaggacgagatttaattgttgaattgcaattagaaattaaagtaaaaaatcaagagctaacagtgTCTGCTTATCCTTTGACCGTGGAtgatcaaaaacaaattaaccccGATGTCTGGTACTCTCCGGACACAATTAGTAGACTGGAAATCCCACCgattaaaatccaaatttccGAACCCCACATACCTGTGAGGGTAAGGCAATATCCCATATCCCTAGAAGGACGGAggggattaaaaccagaaatcgATCGATTGTTAGCACAAGGAATCTTAGAGCCTTGTATGTCACCCTTTAACACCCCCATTCTGCctgtaaagaaaccaaatgggAAATATCGGCTCGTACATGATctaagggaaataaacaaaagaactatCACCCGGTtccctgtagtagcaaatccaTACACACTGCTAAGCAAGCTAGGACCCCATAACTCCTGGTAtagtgtggctgatttaaaggatgccttttgggcctgtccactggcagaagaatgccgtgattattttgcctttgaatgggaagacATAGAGACAGGCCATAGACAGCAATTGAGATGGACCGTGCTTCCTCAAGGGTTCACTGAGTCCCCTAATCTGTTTGGACAGGCCCTGGAAgagctcttaaaagaatacCAAGTACAAACAGGAAACGTACTGTTACAGTATGTAGATGATCTGCTCATAGCAGGAAATAATAAAGAggatgtaagaaaagaaagcattcgactcctaaactttcttgcacaaaagggACTACGGGTATcacaagaaaagttacaatttgtggaggaaaaagtgaaatatttggggCATTATTTGTTTAACGGCAAGAAGATATTGGATCCAGAGCGCATTAAAGGAATTCTGGAATTACCTATGCCTGTCACTAAGAGGCAAATTCGGCAGGCATTAGGGCTATTTGGGTATTGTAGGCAATGGATAGAGAACtacagctttaaagttaaattcttaTATGAACAACTGTCTAAAGACAAAATGCCCAAGTGGACCCCTCAGGATCAAGAGCAGTTTGCCAGTCTCAAAAGGGAGCTAAGCCAAGCACCGGTTTTAAGCCTACCAGATTTAAAGCggccattccatttatttgttaacaTATATGAAGGAACGGCATTCGGAGTATTAACTCAGGAATGGGCCGGACAAAAGAAACCGGTGGCATACTTATCAAAGCTGTTGGACCCTGTGAGCAGGGGTTGGCCGAGTTGTTTACAAatcattgttgctgctgccttattACTTGAGGAAACGAATCGCATTACCTTTAATGGAGAAGTTGTCTTATATGCGCCTCATAATATCAGGGGAGtgttacaacaaaaagcagaaaaatggcttacagaTAGCCGATTATTAAAGTATGAGGGAATACTTATAGAATCCCCTAAACtatctttgaaaactattgGAGCAGTTAACCCCGCTGAATTTTTGTACCCAGGAGAAGGTAATGAACTATTGCacaattgttttcaaacaattgAACAGCAGACACGCATTAGGCCAGActtagaagaagaagaactACAATGTGGAGAAGTATTATTTATAGATGGGTCATCACGAATAGTGGAAGGTAAACGATTGTCCGGATATGCCATCGTTAAgttggaaaaaagagaatttaagaCAATAGAATCAGGCCCCCTGAGTGCCAGCTGGTCGGCTCAAGCCTGTGAGCTGTATGCATTGTGGAAAACATTAGTGTCActgaagggaaaggatggaaCTATATATACAGACTCACGCTATGCGTTCGGAGTAGTGCACACTTTTGGGAAaatatgggaagaaagaggattcATTaactcacagggaaaagaactgaTACACCCGGAATTAATTCGGCGAGTTCTGGAGGCATTAAAAATGCCGAATAAAATAGCAGTTGTACATATAAAGGGACACCAGCGAGGTACAAGTTACCAAGTTAGGGGAAAtaatgcagctgatacagaagcaaaacgAGTGGCAGGCAATTATAGTATGATTTTAACTATACAACAAATACCTGTTAGTAAAAATTTGAGTTTtgagtctgcagaaaaggaaaaactagaaCAAATGGGAGCTAAGGAACAGGATGGTAAGTACATATTGCCAGATGGGAGAGAAGTTTTGCCGAAGGGCAtagcacttgaaatattttcaaaaatacatagtaaaacACACTGGGGAACCCAGGCGTTAGTTGATCATTTCAATCAACAGTTTGCCTGTATAGGCGTATATAACATAGCAAAGACAGTCACGGCAGCCTGCGAGACCTGTAAAAAGGTTAATCGAAACAACATGAGACAAAAGCCTCTTGGAGGACGTTCCCCAGCATACAGACCTTTCTCACACATACAAGTGGATTTTACTGAACTACCCAGGGTAGGGcgttataaatatttattagtaatgGTGGATCATTTAACACATTATGTTGAGGCTTTTCCTACCTCCAAGGCAACTGCTAACCAAGTTACTAAAGTGTTACTTGAACACATTATACCTCGATATGGAGTACCTGAAGTAATCGACTCGGACAGAGGAACACACTTTGTGTCAAAAATTGTTAGAGATCTAACAGAAAGCTTGGGTATTAAGTGGGAATACCATACGCCATGGCATCCACAAAGTTCGGGAAAAGTTGAAAGGATGAATGgagaaatcaaaactattttgactaAATTAATGATAGAAACCAAATTATCATGGATTAAGTGCCTACCCATGGCGCTATTAATTCTCAGAACCAGACCCCGAGCAGATGTAGGAATATCAGCGTTTGAAATGGTGTATGGAATGTCCTATAGAATTGAAAGtccacaaacaaatgttttaattcgaGACCGTGTGATTAATGAATATGTTTCACAATTAGCAGAACATCGTAACAAGCTTTGGGAACATGGACTGATTGTACAACGACCACCGTTGgacttaaaaattcataatcTTAAACCTGGGGACTGGGTATTGGTTAAAAcgtggaaagaagaaaccctAAAACCCAATTGGGAGGGACCTTATCTTGTTCTGCTTACAACAGAAACGGCTGTCCGGACTGCTGAGCGTGGATGGACTCATGCTAGTCGCATTAAAGGCCCAGTGACGAGACCCCACTGGAAAGTAATCAGTACTCCAGGTGACACCAAGATAACCCTGAAAAGATAA